The genomic window AGTTCAGCGTGTCGGCGAGGTTTGCCCGCGCGATCTGCACTGGGCGCGGACGTGCGTAAACCAGGAAGTCGGTGGTGAGCCGCTCGAGACGCTGGGCTTCTTTCGCGGCGATCGAGAACATTTCTTCGCGTTCTGTTTCGTTTTGACCCGGCCGGGTGGCGGTTGCCAGTGAGCTGGAAATCATCGCAACCGGATTTCGGATCTCGTGCGCGATTGCCCTGGATAATCGGCCGATCGCGGCCAGTTTCTCTTCAGAGAGCAATTGCTGACGGGTACGATCGAGTTCCTCGAGATTGTGCACGAACCTGGCCTCGCGCGTGCGAAGATTGTTGACCAGGAGCCACACCAACACTCCCATCACGCTGTAAATCACCGACATTGCGCCGGCTTCGATGTACTCGCCGAATTTCAAGCCATAGGCGCCCATGAAGCTGATGAGGTCCGCCAGCCCGATCACTGCGATCGTGGCGCCAAGGCCGAGCCTGAAAGACGCTTCGAGTATGGGAAGCAGCATCAGGGCGTAGTACGCAGTGTCGCCTCTGACGGTTAACGAAGTGAGCACCAACGCCAGCGTCGAGTTGAATCCGAGAGACCAGAACGTGAGCCACCGTCGCGTCCGTCGAGAAATTGTTGCGTTCTTCCTGCGAAGCCAGACGAGGTGAGCTGCCTGGACCGTCAGACCAACCGCCAGGACGATGATGACCGACGCGGAAGGCCTGTCGCGGACGAACCTAGAAATTGCCTGCAGCGCCAACAGCGCACCAATTAGCAGCAGGTTGAGAGAGGCAAAAACGAATTCCTGCCGGCGAAAAGATTCTTGGTCGTCTGCAGCGAAATCCGCGCCGCCCTCGCCCATAGTGCTTGCCAGCGAACTAATCGCCCAAAGTTTATCGCTCGGCTTATGCTCGGTCATTTTTGGTCAGCGCTGGTGAACCGCCGCGACGGATGAGGCCATCGATGGCCACGTATCTATCTCCGAAGGCGACAGGACCATGAGCAAACGCGATGCCGCCATTTTTGATGAAATCCTTCTGACAATGACGCAGATTCCGTTAGGCCTGTCTGATTTCGTTCAAAAGTTTGTACCCAAGTTTTTGTCGCGTTCGAATTTTCGGACAACCGGCATCGTCCTAAACGAGCGCGGGGATGAGAAGCCTTGTGATTACCTGATGATACCAGCGTAAACGGATGGCAGGCGGTTTGCTAGGAACATGCACCTGTCGCTGGTGCTTTGCCGCATACCAAGAACATCGCTTTTACGCGCGGACGACATGAATCGTGCGCTGAAGTTCTAAGGATACTGCCGGCTCACAATTCGGACAGTCCGGAGGCGCGAAATCCCGACTAATATGCACAACCCTGCAAGGAATCAGCCTTCCGCCCCGAAGCACCCGGTATTGCGATCGATCGGCCGCGCTCTTCCGGAAAACTACTATCCGCAGGAAGTGATTTCCGCGGCGCTTTGGAAAGAATGGCACGGGAGCGACGAAGGCCGCGCCCGCTTCGAGCGGCTCCATCGCTCGGTCGGTGTTCGCGGTCGTCATCTGGCGCTTCCGATGGAGGATTACCGCGCACTCGATTCGTTCTCGAAGATGAACGACAAGTGGATCGAACGCGCGACCGATCTCGGCGAAGAAGCGGCCTTATCGGCGCTCTCGCAAGCAGGCCTGTCGCCGACGGACGTTGACCACATTTTTTTCACTACCGTGACCGGCATCGCGTCCCCAAGCATCGACGCCAAGCTGATCAACCGCATATCGATGCGACCAGATATAAAGCGGACTCCCATCTTCGGGCTCGGTTGCGTCGGCGGAGCAGCCGGCCTCGCACGTGCCGCCGACTATCTGCGCGCGTTCCCGAGCCATACCGCACTGCTTGTTTCCGTCGAACTTTGCTCGCTCACACTCCAGCTAAAAGATCAGTCGGTTGCCAACGTAATCGCATCGGGGCTTTTTGCAGATGGAGCGGCGGCGGTGATCGTAAACGGCGGAGAGAGAAACAACGAGCCGCACTGGCCGAGGACAATCGCCTCGCGATCAATCTTCTTTCACCACACCGAGCAAATGATGGGCTGGCACATAGGGGACGCCGGCTTCGAAATCGTGCTGTCGGCTGGGGTTCCGGACCTGGTCCGCAACAAACTGCGCCAAGGCGTGGATTCCTTCCTCAGCGACCAGGGTTTGTCGCGGCGCGATATCAAGCACTGGATCGCTCACACTGGTGGACCGAAAGTGCTGCAGGCCATGGAGGCGGCGCTCGAAATTCCGCGATGTGCTCTCGCTCGATCATGGAAATCGCTTGCGTCGATCGGAAATTTGTCCTCCGCGTCGGTGCTGTTTGTCGCGGCTGACTTTCTGGAGTCGAATGTCGCGCGTCCCGGTGATTACGGGATGCTGCTATCGATGGGCCCCGGCTTCTGCGGCGAGTTCGTTCTGCTGCAATGGTGATGCTCAATGGCTAGCACTCTCGCCGCGAGCTGCGTATCGGCTCCCGCGAGCGAGATATGGGATCTCGTCGTAGTCGGCGGCGGACCGGCCGGGCTCGCCGTTGCAATTGTAGCCGCGGAACAGGGACTCTCCGTGGTGGTCGTCGAACGCCGCGATTTCCCGCCGGATAAGGCTTGCGGCGAAGGCGTGCTGCCGCCGGGCGTGCAAGCTCTCGAGCGCCTGGGGATCGCCAATCGTTTCGATCACTCGACGTCTTTCCCATTTGCCGGAATTCGCTTCATCCAGGAAAACGGCTCCGCGGCGGAAGCGCTGATGCCCTCCCACGGGATGGGCATCAGGCGCACGGTACTGGTCGAGGCGCTGGCCCGGCGCGCCGAGGAGCTCGGGGCGGTATTGCGTAATCGATGTTCAGTCACTGGTTACAAGGCGACCTCAAGCGATGCGGTGGTGTATACGACCGAGGGCGAAGTTTTCGGGAGGCTGGTCGTGGCGGCAGACGGACTCCACTCGTCGCTCCGAAAGGCATCCGGTCTCGAAGCGGCTCCGGGCTCCCGGCGCAGGTTCGCGCTGCGTCAGCATTACAAAATTCGCCCTTGGACCGACTTCGTTGAAGTTTACGTGGACGCCAAGGGCGAAGCGGTGGTGACTCCGGTCTCCGACGAAAGCGTCGGAATCAATTTTGTCTGGGAAGATGGGGCCATCGAGCAGCCGAAGATACCCGTTCTAGCGAACCGCTTTCCCGCCCTACTGGCGCGGCTGGGCGACGCCCCGGCGATTTCATCGGTCAGAGGAGCCGGGCCGATGGCGCGCGCCGCGACTCGCCGCAACACCAATCGCATGGTGCTGGTCGGTGACGCGGCAGGATTCGTGGATTCAATCTCCGGCGACGGGCTGTCGATCGCGTTCAACTCGGCGCTGATACTGGGCAGGCATCTGCCTGAAATTCTCAAGCGCGGGGCTACCCGGGAGAGCATGCAAGCCTACGAGCGCGAGGCGCGCCGGGTCTATCGCGGTTACTGGTTCGTCACCAGCGCCTTATTAATGATCGCGCGCCATCCTCGAGCTCGGCAAACAATAATCAACTCGCTGATGCGCCATCCGCGGGCATTCAGCGCCCTGATGGGCGGCGCAATGCGAATGATGGTAACGGCGGCGTAGTACGCACATGAGTCTGGCTGAGGCGCCAATCCTCGAGGCGATCGAAATATCGAAGAATTACGGTACTCGTCTCGCGCTCGACAATGTCAGTCTCGCGGTTAGGCCCGGTGAAATTGCCGGGTTGCTGGGACCCAACGGTGCGGGCAAGACCACAACGCTCTCGATCCTCGCCACTCTGCTTCGACCCGATCACGGTCGGATTCTGATCAATGGCAAGCCGCCAAACACCGACCGGCGCGGGCTGGGACGCATGCTTGGGCTGGTGCCGCAATCGCTCGCGCTCTACCCGACGCTGAGCGCCGCACAAAACGCCTGGCATTTCGCCCGGATGCAGGGACTGTCGCGCGACGACGCGACCGAGTCCTGCCGGCGGGTGCTGGAAGAGGTGGGCCTCAGGGACCGGGCGGACGATCCTATGCATGCATTCTCCGGCGGCATGAAGCGCCTTCTCAACCTCGCCTGTGGAATTGTTCATCGGCCCCCTGTGCTCTTGTTGGACGAACCAACGGTAGGCGTCGATCTCCAATCGCGTGAACAGATATTGACGCGGATTCGGCACTACGCGGATGCCGGCTCGGCGGTGATCTACAGCACCCATTACATGGAGGAGGCGGAACGCATTTGCGATCGCGTGCTGCTTATTGATCGCGGCAAACTAATCGCCGAGGGCGACCTCGAAAAGGTGATTTCGCTCGGAGGTGGCCGGCCTCGCATCGAGCTGACCTATCGCGGCCAGTTGCCGCAAGGGCGCTTCGGCAGGCTTGCCGGTGTGCGTGAGATAGGCGCGATCGGAATCGAAGGCAGAGCAACCCTCGAGATGAACAGTCTCGCCCAGGTCGCCGAGGTGCTCCATGGGCTTCGGACTTTGGACGTGAATGTTATCGATTTCAACTTACATAGTCCGAATCTGTCTGACGCCTTCATCGCGCTGACGGGCCACACACTGCGCGATCAAGTGCTCTGAAAGTGTCGGCTATGCTTCGTGCACTATGGCTCACCGCGCAAAACGAGGCTCGGCTCCTGGTCAAGGATCCGATTGTCCTGTTCATGCTGCTGTTCGCGCCGGTCGTAATCATCACGGTTGCAGGATATTCGCTCGGTAGTTTGTACGGCGGTGTTGCGAATTCCTTTCGGCTGCCCGTGGTCAACCTGGATAACGGACAAGTGTCCGACGGAATAATTCAAGCACTGCACCAGGAGCGCAACCTCACTTTGGAAATGCTCGATGACCCGGCTGAAGCGCGGCGCCGCGTAAGTCAACGCGACCGGACGCCGATTGCGATGGTGATTGCGGCGGGGACCAGCGCGGCAGTCGCCGCAGGACGTCAACCGCGGCTGATTCTATTCGTCGATCCCGTCAGGCGGGTTGAGGTCAACGCGATCGAGCTTCGCATCGGCGAATTGTGCCGAAGAGTCACCGACCAAGCGCGGGCGACGGCACAAACGCAGATCGAGTCCTTCGCGGCGTCTGGAGCGCCCACGCTCCCCGGAGACCTCGGATTTGTCGAGCAACCCGCGATCGAAGGCGAAGCGGTGGCGGTGAATGCCTTCGATCAATATGTCCCCGGATTCGGAATCACGTTTCTCCTGATTGGCATGATGCTGGGAATCGCGCTGACGCTCTTCGATGAGCGCGATTGGGGGACCCTGAAGCGCCTTCAGGTCAGTGGCGCTCCGGTTACCGGCCTTCTGCTCGGAAAATTATTCGCGCGTTTCATTGTCGGGATCGTGCAAATGGTGTTGCTGTTCGCAGTCGGATGGGCGCTGTTCGGAATCACGCTTGGACGCAATCCTCTCGCGTTGCTCATACCGACGGTCGGAATCTCTTTCGCGGCCGCTGCGCTGGGACTGGTGGTCGCGTCGATTTCGCGCGCTCACGATTCCGTGATGCCGCTGGGCGTGACGGTCAGCATGGCGATGGCGGCGATCGGCGGATGCTGGTGGCCGCTGGACTTTGAGCCGGGATGGATGCGCGAACTGGCCCGCTGGATGCCGACGACATGGACCATGCAGGCGTTCAACGATTTGATGATTCGCAACCAACCGCCGTCCGCGGCGTTGTGGCCATTAGCGGCAACCGTGGGCATAGGGACGATTTTCCTCGGCGCCGGAATCATCCGTTTCGTGAGTCTCAACGACTAGAAGGCATTTTCGATGCGGCTCGATTCGATCGCTTCAAGGTGCAGGCACGGCGGGTTGCGAAGCCCATCTCAGGAGCGCCTGTTTCTCATCATCGGTCAGGCGTGCCGAGTGATCGAGCATCGTGTAATCCCCGGGCGGCATCGAACCAGCGCTAACGGAGTGATTGATGCTCTTCAGCTCTGCGGATCTCTTCTCCGCATCGTAAGTCTGCCAGTCGGAAAAATTCAGCACGCCGCGCGCGGAGTTGGCGGCGAGATGGGTCGGCGAAATAGCCGCATACCACGGAGCGCTTCCCCCGGTCGAATGGCATTGATAACAGGAGCTCTCGAGGATCGCGTTCACTTGCCGGTCGGTGCTGACCGCGTTCGCAGAACTCGAGGCAGTCGCCGCTGGAGTGGCTGTCTCCTGCGAGCTTGAACAGCCCACGATCAGCACAGCGAGACCAACAAGGGATGCTATCGGGAATAAAGTCTTAAACATCATCGTTCATGCATTATAACACGATACGAAACAAATCTTCGAAGTGAGAAGGTGACCACCCTCATGGCAGATGCGAAAACTTCTTCGGTACAGCAGCCACTGTACGCAAAATATGTAAATCCGCAGTGGGTCCGGCTGCTCGACGTCTTGGGAATGAACGTTCGCTACGCGAGCTGTCTCGGTTCCGAGCTTTTCACTGAGGATGGCCGGCGGATTCTGGATTTTAATTCCGGCTACTGCGTTCATAACGTGGGACACAACCATCCTGGGGTAGTACGCGCCGTTAAGGCGGAACTCGACCGCAACGGACCCGCGATGCTGCAAGGTCACGTGCCGGAATTGGCCGGCGAGCTGGCTC from Candidatus Binatus sp. includes these protein-coding regions:
- a CDS encoding ABC transporter ATP-binding protein translates to MSLAEAPILEAIEISKNYGTRLALDNVSLAVRPGEIAGLLGPNGAGKTTTLSILATLLRPDHGRILINGKPPNTDRRGLGRMLGLVPQSLALYPTLSAAQNAWHFARMQGLSRDDATESCRRVLEEVGLRDRADDPMHAFSGGMKRLLNLACGIVHRPPVLLLDEPTVGVDLQSREQILTRIRHYADAGSAVIYSTHYMEEAERICDRVLLIDRGKLIAEGDLEKVISLGGGRPRIELTYRGQLPQGRFGRLAGVREIGAIGIEGRATLEMNSLAQVAEVLHGLRTLDVNVIDFNLHSPNLSDAFIALTGHTLRDQVL
- a CDS encoding heme-binding domain-containing protein, whose amino-acid sequence is MMFKTLFPIASLVGLAVLIVGCSSSQETATPAATASSSANAVSTDRQVNAILESSCYQCHSTGGSAPWYAAISPTHLAANSARGVLNFSDWQTYDAEKRSAELKSINHSVSAGSMPPGDYTMLDHSARLTDDEKQALLRWASQPAVPAP
- a CDS encoding ABC transporter permease, with translation MLRALWLTAQNEARLLVKDPIVLFMLLFAPVVIITVAGYSLGSLYGGVANSFRLPVVNLDNGQVSDGIIQALHQERNLTLEMLDDPAEARRRVSQRDRTPIAMVIAAGTSAAVAAGRQPRLILFVDPVRRVEVNAIELRIGELCRRVTDQARATAQTQIESFAASGAPTLPGDLGFVEQPAIEGEAVAVNAFDQYVPGFGITFLLIGMMLGIALTLFDERDWGTLKRLQVSGAPVTGLLLGKLFARFIVGIVQMVLLFAVGWALFGITLGRNPLALLIPTVGISFAAAALGLVVASISRAHDSVMPLGVTVSMAMAAIGGCWWPLDFEPGWMRELARWMPTTWTMQAFNDLMIRNQPPSAALWPLAATVGIGTIFLGAGIIRFVSLND
- a CDS encoding NAD(P)/FAD-dependent oxidoreductase encodes the protein MASTLAASCVSAPASEIWDLVVVGGGPAGLAVAIVAAEQGLSVVVVERRDFPPDKACGEGVLPPGVQALERLGIANRFDHSTSFPFAGIRFIQENGSAAEALMPSHGMGIRRTVLVEALARRAEELGAVLRNRCSVTGYKATSSDAVVYTTEGEVFGRLVVAADGLHSSLRKASGLEAAPGSRRRFALRQHYKIRPWTDFVEVYVDAKGEAVVTPVSDESVGINFVWEDGAIEQPKIPVLANRFPALLARLGDAPAISSVRGAGPMARAATRRNTNRMVLVGDAAGFVDSISGDGLSIAFNSALILGRHLPEILKRGATRESMQAYEREARRVYRGYWFVTSALLMIARHPRARQTIINSLMRHPRAFSALMGGAMRMMVTAA
- a CDS encoding sensor histidine kinase; translated protein: MTEHKPSDKLWAISSLASTMGEGGADFAADDQESFRRQEFVFASLNLLLIGALLALQAISRFVRDRPSASVIIVLAVGLTVQAAHLVWLRRKNATISRRTRRWLTFWSLGFNSTLALVLTSLTVRGDTAYYALMLLPILEASFRLGLGATIAVIGLADLISFMGAYGLKFGEYIEAGAMSVIYSVMGVLVWLLVNNLRTREARFVHNLEELDRTRQQLLSEEKLAAIGRLSRAIAHEIRNPVAMISSSLATATRPGQNETEREEMFSIAAKEAQRLERLTTDFLVYARPRPVQIARANLADTLNYVATVARAHAANEGVTIDVAADSALEGEFDATQMHQALLNLVLNAIDACNHGDLVKLNAQMNGNGKIRIDVVDPAGPIPAEIVARIFEPLFTTKQGGNGLGLAIARNIARAHGSDIVLRINETQRVCFSVEIPAHSPNQSLR
- a CDS encoding type III polyketide synthase; its protein translation is MHNPARNQPSAPKHPVLRSIGRALPENYYPQEVISAALWKEWHGSDEGRARFERLHRSVGVRGRHLALPMEDYRALDSFSKMNDKWIERATDLGEEAALSALSQAGLSPTDVDHIFFTTVTGIASPSIDAKLINRISMRPDIKRTPIFGLGCVGGAAGLARAADYLRAFPSHTALLVSVELCSLTLQLKDQSVANVIASGLFADGAAAVIVNGGERNNEPHWPRTIASRSIFFHHTEQMMGWHIGDAGFEIVLSAGVPDLVRNKLRQGVDSFLSDQGLSRRDIKHWIAHTGGPKVLQAMEAALEIPRCALARSWKSLASIGNLSSASVLFVAADFLESNVARPGDYGMLLSMGPGFCGEFVLLQW